From one Deltaproteobacteria bacterium genomic stretch:
- a CDS encoding DMT family transporter, with translation MILMSMASIQFGAALAKNLFPLVGVAGTAMVRSTLAALLLITVRQPWKGGPLTRVAVSELALYGGALGAMSLFFYLSLARIPLGVSVALQFLGPLGVAVCSSHRLTDLLWVGLAAVGIFLLLSANGDLGPHQHLDLKGVTFALLAAMCWALYIFFGQRAGKHLSDGRASALGLVIAALVIIPFGIHHAGTDLGNKTIWLYAPLVAVLSSALPYSLEMMAMTRLPAKTFGVMMSFEPAFAAILGHFMLHEDLHWQQWLSIGLIIAASIGSIVSEGPAAKAATA, from the coding sequence ATGATTCTAATGTCGATGGCCTCCATTCAATTCGGAGCAGCCTTGGCTAAGAATCTCTTTCCGCTAGTCGGTGTAGCCGGTACCGCTATGGTGCGTAGCACTTTGGCCGCACTGCTGCTTATCACCGTGCGCCAACCGTGGAAGGGCGGACCCCTGACACGCGTCGCTGTTTCTGAGTTGGCTCTCTACGGCGGTGCCCTAGGGGCGATGAGTCTTTTCTTCTACCTCTCGCTGGCGCGGATTCCACTAGGCGTCAGTGTGGCCCTGCAATTCCTGGGACCACTCGGTGTGGCCGTCTGCTCGTCTCATCGGTTGACGGATTTGCTATGGGTAGGACTCGCTGCCGTTGGCATCTTCTTACTACTCTCGGCTAATGGTGATTTAGGCCCCCATCAGCACTTAGATCTGAAAGGTGTCACCTTTGCCCTGCTCGCGGCCATGTGCTGGGCTCTCTATATTTTCTTCGGGCAACGTGCAGGTAAGCACTTATCGGATGGACGCGCTTCAGCCCTGGGTCTTGTCATTGCGGCTCTCGTGATCATCCCATTCGGTATTCACCACGCTGGCACTGATTTAGGCAACAAAACGATTTGGCTCTATGCACCACTGGTCGCGGTGCTGTCGAGCGCGTTACCCTATTCGCTCGAAATGATGGCCATGACGCGCCTGCCGGCCAAGACTTTTGGTGTGATGATGAGTTTTGAGCCCGCGTTTGCTGCAATTCTCGGCCACTTCATGTTGCACGAGGATCTGCACTGGCAACAATGGCTATCGATTGGTCTGATCATAGCGGCATCGATTGGCAGTATTGTGTCTGAGGGACCCGCCGCTAAGGCTGCCACTGCCTGA
- a CDS encoding cytochrome c — protein MMRPTPTKLQIAAAFLVIALAACGRANSSSPAPAPTPTPTATPNKKTKKISNNGNTNKPTRPPVNAPDATSPTPPVSDIGEAPATVAATKSLSSEYASSCAGCHGHDGNGRIGIRNKSLQEYRSAVRQGRGSMSAFSASQYSDASLKSDHAALGGTN, from the coding sequence ATGATGCGCCCCACCCCGACTAAGCTACAGATAGCAGCGGCCTTTTTAGTGATCGCTCTGGCCGCATGCGGCCGCGCCAATTCTAGTAGTCCGGCGCCCGCACCGACCCCCACGCCGACGGCGACCCCCAACAAAAAGACCAAGAAGATCAGCAATAACGGCAACACCAATAAGCCGACGCGGCCGCCTGTCAATGCACCGGATGCAACATCGCCGACGCCGCCTGTGAGCGACATCGGAGAAGCACCGGCCACAGTGGCGGCGACCAAGTCACTCTCGAGCGAGTACGCTAGCAGCTGTGCTGGCTGTCATGGGCACGACGGTAACGGCCGGATCGGCATTCGGAACAAGTCGCTCCAGGAGTACCGTAGTGCGGTACGCCAGGGGCGCGGCAGCATGTCGGCCTTCAGCGCTTCGCAGTATTCGGATGCGAGCCTCAAGAGTGACCACGCCGCTCTCGGTGGCACCAACTAA
- a CDS encoding ABC transporter ATP-binding protein yields MEHGAANVGNYSVELRDVRKVYKIGNEQVEALRGVDLRIPHGSVVAVIGKSGAGKSTLLHIIGTLDRPTSGQVILNGTDVSGMSDQAASEFRNGSVGFVFQMNNLLAEFSALENVMLPGLIAGAPKPAVAERAAKLLTAVGLGARLQHRPGELSGGEQQRVAIARALIMAPPILLADEPTGNLDQKTSREIQELLINVCVANKVTMILVTHDLDLARRLPAQVVMEDGRVVEGGGYS; encoded by the coding sequence ATAGAGCACGGCGCGGCCAACGTTGGTAATTACAGCGTCGAGCTGCGCGACGTGCGTAAAGTTTACAAAATTGGTAACGAGCAAGTTGAGGCTCTGCGTGGGGTCGATCTGCGCATACCCCACGGCAGCGTCGTGGCTGTCATCGGCAAATCAGGAGCTGGCAAAAGTACGCTGCTCCATATCATTGGCACTCTGGACAGACCGACTTCCGGTCAGGTGATCCTCAACGGGACCGATGTATCAGGCATGAGCGATCAGGCCGCTTCCGAGTTTCGTAATGGCTCGGTGGGATTTGTCTTTCAGATGAACAATCTGCTGGCAGAGTTTTCTGCCCTTGAAAACGTCATGCTCCCTGGACTCATCGCCGGTGCTCCAAAACCAGCCGTGGCCGAGCGAGCTGCGAAGCTTTTGACCGCAGTCGGCCTCGGTGCAAGGCTACAGCATCGCCCGGGTGAATTGTCTGGTGGTGAGCAGCAACGCGTAGCGATTGCGAGAGCTTTGATCATGGCTCCCCCTATTCTTTTAGCTGACGAGCCCACGGGCAACTTGGATCAAAAGACCAGTCGTGAGATTCAAGAGCTGCTAATTAATGTTTGTGTAGCCAATAAGGTGACCATGATCCTAGTGACTCATGATTTGGATCTGGCGAGGCGCCTCCCAGCTCAAGTTGTCATGGAAGACGGACGTGTGGTTGAGGGAGGTGGTTACTCGTGA
- a CDS encoding glycosyltransferase, which yields MTKKIRVGIVYGGSFEPRFLSIFEPLKDAFDTCIYAHHSERLITLHSTGMRLRLFENITEMPGFMRGLEEELSHMDMIIGVETSRLATFQALRAARRYGVPLAVVVNEYTPYLYEQYANLKAIKFDVTGKACHFWATTQMARSTLLLEHVAPEKVTVLPPVIDTHKFRFSVDGRRKFRDYVGLKADDVVMLLQHDLVPECQGEQLIKALHLLQGQIGGIASRLKLIFVGQGSAAMDYKYLAHDLGLGKQVFFLHQDPEPFLLDLYSAVDLMFHPKVAADDTRQDLPLALLEGMAVGIMPLVGAGTVAAELVAPQGLSYADPSGPLIAAQIQELVVEPKLLAVRRAQLIEHVRVRHHLQTVGPRFITEIEEIIATYGRQPTDARSPQSLVAAIEMLIKRGALIEAFVQIEEALLLDVVTPHERAEIFRLRGDAHVAARDYDRALESFQEGLLLNDHNFLCLRGMAQTYWQTHDNEAALTHFRRALTHKEGDADTMLGIAMVFRRLGLLDEAVVWLEKCVVRHQIPAAIIALAQTCGQLARQSTAIAVLNRALEVIGEHQTLMMALGQAYLSAGKHDEGQELLRRALASA from the coding sequence ATGACGAAAAAAATCCGCGTTGGCATCGTCTATGGGGGGTCCTTCGAACCTCGCTTCCTCAGCATTTTTGAGCCGCTCAAAGACGCTTTTGACACCTGCATCTACGCTCATCATAGTGAGAGGCTTATTACCCTGCACAGTACGGGGATGCGCCTTAGACTATTTGAAAACATAACAGAAATGCCAGGGTTCATGCGCGGCCTTGAGGAAGAGCTCAGTCACATGGACATGATCATTGGCGTGGAAACTTCACGCCTAGCAACCTTTCAGGCACTACGAGCAGCGCGCAGATACGGCGTCCCGCTGGCTGTGGTAGTCAATGAATATACTCCCTATCTTTACGAGCAATACGCAAACCTCAAAGCCATCAAATTTGACGTTACGGGTAAGGCATGTCACTTCTGGGCCACAACACAAATGGCACGAAGTACGCTACTGCTTGAACATGTAGCTCCGGAAAAAGTAACGGTGCTTCCACCAGTCATTGACACCCATAAATTCAGATTTTCTGTGGATGGGCGGCGTAAGTTCCGCGATTACGTCGGACTGAAAGCTGATGATGTGGTCATGCTACTGCAGCACGACCTTGTGCCTGAATGCCAAGGTGAACAGCTCATCAAAGCGCTCCACCTACTTCAGGGTCAAATCGGCGGGATAGCCTCACGATTGAAACTGATTTTTGTTGGCCAAGGGAGCGCCGCTATGGACTACAAATATCTGGCGCACGATCTAGGTTTAGGCAAACAGGTGTTTTTCCTCCACCAGGATCCGGAACCTTTCCTGCTAGACCTGTACTCAGCGGTCGACCTGATGTTCCATCCTAAGGTCGCCGCTGATGACACGCGTCAGGACTTGCCGCTTGCTTTGCTCGAAGGTATGGCCGTTGGGATCATGCCACTTGTCGGGGCTGGTACAGTTGCTGCCGAGCTAGTTGCACCACAGGGGTTAAGCTATGCCGATCCATCTGGCCCTCTGATTGCGGCTCAAATTCAAGAACTTGTGGTAGAACCTAAACTACTCGCAGTAAGGCGCGCGCAACTCATTGAGCATGTGCGGGTGCGCCACCATTTACAGACCGTCGGTCCACGTTTTATCACCGAAATAGAGGAAATCATCGCCACTTATGGCCGCCAACCGACCGACGCTAGATCGCCACAATCTCTGGTCGCAGCCATTGAAATGCTGATCAAGAGAGGAGCGCTGATCGAGGCCTTTGTTCAAATAGAAGAGGCACTCCTACTTGATGTTGTGACACCTCATGAACGTGCTGAAATCTTTAGATTACGCGGAGATGCTCACGTTGCAGCGCGCGATTACGACCGAGCATTGGAATCGTTTCAAGAAGGACTTCTACTGAACGATCACAACTTTCTCTGTCTCCGCGGCATGGCTCAAACTTATTGGCAGACCCATGACAACGAGGCTGCCTTAACGCATTTCCGCCGCGCACTCACTCACAAAGAGGGTGATGCCGATACCATGTTAGGCATCGCTATGGTCTTCAGGCGTCTTGGTCTTCTTGATGAGGCTGTGGTTTGGTTGGAAAAATGCGTCGTACGCCATCAGATACCCGCAGCCATCATCGCCCTGGCGCAGACATGCGGTCAACTTGCCAGGCAATCTACGGCCATTGCGGTGCTAAATCGCGCTCTAGAGGTCATTGGTGAACACCAGACCCTAATGATGGCTCTAGGCCAAGCCTATCTCAGCGCCGGCAAGCACGATGAGGGTCAAGAGTTGCTCCGTCGCGCTCTGGCCAGTGCCTAA
- the bamA gene encoding outer membrane protein assembly factor BamA: protein MRCNHQAMYCLHTLAALAFCGTVLTLTGASTTAPAQVLASDARPTAVANGPIIEDVQIKGNAKVESDAVIGLLKTHKGAALNRQTVQADIRTLFDLGYFSSVRFLQKPGSSGGIILVIDVKEKPAITSISYEGNKEVSDDNIKDKLETKLYTIVNEATITADVRMIEKQYAEKGYYLARVTYTLDPKGTNDVGLTFHVDEGGKLLVGSVEILGAHYFSVNELISGTPGMASRPYTRASALGSSSLYQEEMVKRDLEYLAYIYRDQGFAEVKTSKPFQFLDADRDFVRLTFQVEEGLQYSVGSIDVSGDLLFTKDELTAAMKLHPGELFRYSKFAKDIETLSDKYGDLGYAYADVNPRTTFDRDKRLVHLNYEISKGEKIYFGKMTITGNTKTRDNVIRRELKVADSELYSGTKLNTSRANVSRLGFFEEVQVIKERDEEQQNLLNLKIKVKEKPTGQLQAAVGYTPNSSTGQVGSQLFGQGRYDEKNQSGKGWATNATGKWNGQDNYSLDLGFSDPYVNDSVWSAGTNLFFSNSQVRYLDESQVKERRVGGAVFVGRQIFELVRARATYKLQKITRDQQDSYVLPAFLQQGVVSSMIFSLLRLDVDNYLDPTSGSDVSLSQNFTGGPLLRGDWSYMESSADATAYLPVDFTDSYRTYFKLHGLVSYIYPLLGAPVPFADRYRLGGFNDMRGWDYFDIGPRFSLLQSPGGSRTLINKGGDKKLVFQAEYFMPLIPEAGIKSLVFTDIGRVYDDSEPLSLNGMYQDVGFGFRWITPIAPFRFEWAYPIQDGKLGDMQIIFYIGY, encoded by the coding sequence GTGAGATGTAATCATCAAGCAATGTATTGTTTACATACACTGGCGGCCTTGGCGTTTTGTGGGACAGTCCTGACACTCACTGGAGCATCGACCACTGCCCCGGCACAGGTTTTAGCAAGCGATGCACGGCCCACCGCCGTCGCCAACGGCCCGATCATCGAGGACGTCCAGATCAAGGGGAATGCCAAGGTCGAGAGCGACGCTGTTATTGGCCTGCTCAAGACGCACAAGGGGGCTGCCCTGAATCGTCAGACGGTGCAGGCAGACATTCGCACCTTATTTGACCTCGGTTACTTTTCCAGTGTGCGCTTTCTGCAAAAGCCAGGTAGCAGCGGTGGCATTATCCTTGTCATCGACGTCAAGGAAAAGCCCGCAATCACAAGTATATCTTACGAGGGCAACAAAGAGGTTTCCGACGACAACATCAAAGATAAGCTCGAAACCAAGCTATACACCATCGTCAATGAGGCAACGATCACCGCTGACGTCAGGATGATTGAGAAGCAGTACGCAGAAAAGGGCTACTACCTTGCGCGCGTCACCTACACTCTGGACCCTAAAGGGACCAACGACGTGGGGCTTACCTTTCACGTCGACGAGGGTGGCAAGCTACTTGTCGGCAGTGTGGAAATTCTCGGCGCTCATTACTTTTCCGTCAATGAACTGATTAGCGGCACTCCTGGCATGGCCTCACGTCCATATACCCGCGCTTCGGCATTGGGCTCTTCGTCCCTCTATCAAGAGGAGATGGTCAAGCGTGACCTAGAGTATCTCGCATACATCTATCGTGATCAGGGTTTTGCCGAGGTAAAAACGTCTAAGCCCTTCCAATTCCTCGATGCCGATCGCGATTTCGTCCGCCTGACCTTTCAGGTTGAAGAGGGACTGCAATATAGTGTTGGTTCGATCGACGTCAGCGGCGATTTGCTATTTACCAAAGATGAGCTGACCGCGGCGATGAAACTCCACCCAGGGGAGTTATTTCGGTATTCTAAGTTTGCTAAAGACATCGAGACGCTGAGCGATAAGTACGGCGACCTTGGATATGCCTATGCTGACGTCAACCCACGCACGACCTTTGATCGCGATAAGCGTCTGGTACACCTTAATTACGAAATCTCCAAAGGTGAGAAGATTTACTTTGGCAAGATGACGATTACGGGCAATACGAAGACGCGCGATAACGTGATCAGACGTGAGCTTAAAGTCGCTGATAGCGAGCTCTACAGTGGCACTAAACTCAACACCTCGCGTGCCAATGTCAGTCGTTTAGGTTTTTTTGAAGAAGTACAGGTCATCAAAGAGCGAGACGAGGAGCAGCAAAATCTCCTCAACCTAAAAATTAAAGTCAAAGAGAAACCCACGGGTCAATTGCAAGCCGCTGTCGGCTACACGCCGAACTCATCAACCGGCCAGGTTGGATCGCAGTTGTTCGGCCAGGGGCGCTATGACGAAAAAAATCAGTCCGGTAAGGGCTGGGCGACGAATGCCACTGGCAAGTGGAACGGGCAGGATAACTACTCGCTTGATCTTGGGTTCTCCGACCCATACGTCAACGATAGTGTGTGGAGTGCTGGTACCAACCTCTTCTTCAGCAACTCACAGGTAAGGTACCTAGACGAAAGCCAGGTCAAGGAGCGGCGCGTCGGCGGCGCGGTATTTGTCGGCAGGCAAATCTTTGAGCTGGTGCGGGCCCGCGCTACTTATAAATTGCAAAAAATCACGCGTGATCAGCAAGACAGCTATGTGTTGCCGGCCTTCCTCCAACAAGGCGTGGTATCGAGCATGATCTTCAGCTTGCTGCGCCTAGATGTGGACAACTATTTAGACCCAACCTCCGGATCAGACGTGTCGCTCAGCCAAAATTTCACCGGCGGTCCCCTGCTGCGCGGTGATTGGAGCTACATGGAGTCCTCGGCAGATGCCACGGCCTATCTCCCGGTTGATTTTACCGACAGCTACCGGACCTACTTTAAACTCCATGGACTTGTGTCCTATATCTACCCTCTCCTTGGGGCACCCGTCCCATTTGCAGATCGCTACCGTCTTGGTGGATTTAACGATATGCGGGGATGGGATTACTTCGATATCGGCCCGAGGTTTTCGCTCCTCCAATCACCTGGTGGCAGCCGCACACTGATCAACAAGGGTGGCGACAAAAAGCTGGTCTTCCAGGCCGAGTACTTTATGCCGCTTATTCCAGAGGCTGGCATCAAGTCCCTAGTCTTCACCGACATCGGACGTGTTTATGACGACAGTGAACCGCTGAGTCTTAATGGCATGTACCAAGACGTCGGCTTTGGGTTCCGTTGGATCACACCGATTGCCCCCTTTCGGTTTGAATGGGCATATCCGATCCAAGATGGCAAACTGGGTGATATGCAAATCATCTTCTATATTGGATACTGA
- a CDS encoding ABC transporter permease, whose protein sequence is MLNLKNWAVIGGTLRYGNCLLGSRTVAVKEADQMTVGRARPKLYILWIAWRNLVVKGRRGGLSVMTTVSIAGIAIGVAALIIVLSVMGGFEQDLRGKMLRGQPNLEILNRNAVAGFGLKNHPVATFEKLIPEATAIEPYTEADVVLKQRSHLTSATLFGVDPQRQGHLWGFGNSVVEGDMKDIGSLQAVGGMTGAKQVPGIMLGQQLADQLGADIGDEIVVLSPQSNVGTALAGGTVSRSYVVVGKFRTGLFNYDARWAVVSLAEGRKFMADYDESLDQDEYVSGIAVNIKDPLAVQKTVHRLFGHEEVAGTLPKDCGDLIPLTWEKANSSLLFALKLEKFAMGSILMLIVIVAAFSISGTMMMTVFHKRGQVSLLRSLGMNRGDITRLYMTHGFTIGTVGILLGLVIGIAVCALIKSFALIPLPAGVYHLRSLPCRWLWLDYGVICLCAWGFSLLASTYPALTAARQDPGQGLRYL, encoded by the coding sequence ATGCTAAACCTTAAAAATTGGGCTGTTATAGGTGGCACATTGCGCTATGGTAACTGCCTATTAGGTTCCAGAACGGTTGCAGTGAAGGAAGCAGATCAAATGACCGTAGGGCGGGCTCGACCCAAACTCTACATCTTATGGATCGCGTGGCGAAACCTCGTTGTCAAAGGGAGACGAGGAGGCCTTTCGGTTATGACCACGGTATCGATTGCCGGTATTGCCATCGGCGTGGCGGCGCTCATCATCGTACTCTCGGTGATGGGGGGCTTTGAGCAAGATCTGCGCGGTAAGATGCTACGCGGTCAACCGAACCTAGAAATACTAAACCGTAATGCTGTCGCTGGTTTTGGTCTTAAGAACCATCCCGTAGCTACGTTCGAAAAGCTGATACCAGAAGCCACGGCCATCGAACCTTACACCGAGGCCGACGTCGTCCTGAAACAGCGCTCGCATTTGACCTCAGCAACGCTATTTGGCGTCGATCCACAGCGGCAAGGTCACCTATGGGGCTTTGGCAATTCTGTGGTCGAAGGCGATATGAAAGACATCGGCTCTCTGCAAGCTGTAGGTGGCATGACTGGGGCTAAACAGGTTCCCGGCATCATGCTGGGCCAGCAGCTCGCGGATCAGCTAGGAGCCGACATTGGTGACGAAATTGTGGTGCTCTCTCCCCAGAGCAACGTCGGTACTGCCCTAGCTGGAGGCACTGTGTCTCGCAGCTACGTCGTAGTCGGTAAATTTCGTACCGGGCTTTTCAATTATGATGCGCGGTGGGCCGTCGTGAGTTTGGCTGAGGGTCGTAAATTCATGGCTGATTACGACGAATCACTCGATCAGGACGAATACGTATCCGGCATCGCGGTTAATATTAAAGATCCGCTCGCCGTGCAAAAGACCGTCCATCGCCTTTTCGGTCACGAAGAGGTTGCCGGTACCTTACCAAAGGACTGCGGCGACCTAATACCCTTGACCTGGGAAAAGGCGAATTCGTCGCTGCTGTTTGCACTGAAGTTGGAAAAGTTTGCTATGGGGTCCATCCTCATGCTGATCGTGATCGTCGCTGCTTTTTCCATCAGCGGCACCATGATGATGACCGTGTTTCATAAACGGGGCCAAGTCAGTTTGCTAAGATCTTTGGGTATGAACCGCGGCGACATCACACGCCTCTACATGACCCATGGATTTACCATCGGCACCGTGGGTATACTGCTCGGCCTAGTGATAGGGATAGCCGTATGCGCGCTGATCAAAAGCTTTGCGTTGATACCGTTGCCAGCGGGCGTCTATCATCTCAGATCGCTACCGTGTCGATGGTTGTGGCTTGATTATGGAGTTATCTGTTTGTGCGCATGGGGTTTCAGCCTGCTGGCGTCGACTTATCCAGCGTTAACAGCTGCAAGGCAGGATCCCGGTCAGGGTTTACGTTATCTCTGA
- a CDS encoding undecaprenyl-diphosphate phosphatase yields MQPSFLQIVLLAVVQGLAELLPVSSSAHVIVAEKLMGLDPSAPAMTFLLVMLHTGTMFAVILFFWPKWRALWQAGLKTSLDYLRYIVIATGFTGVIGLGLKFVIEKIILSAQPDAEIEHLFKNLPLIACSLTAAALIIIIAGFAIRRPSMANVTPRPLSDRSAAVIGIVQGLCLPFRGFSRSGATISAGLLQRLARDQAETFSFALAVVLTPPVLALQIHRLLKANAATGVVQVDFSLFTPGITGMFFSFLAGLAALRWLSSWLEHGRWHLFGFYCLAASLGVWSVHWFMPS; encoded by the coding sequence ATGCAGCCTAGCTTTCTTCAGATTGTCCTTCTAGCTGTAGTACAGGGTCTGGCCGAGCTACTTCCAGTGTCCAGTTCGGCGCACGTGATCGTTGCCGAAAAACTCATGGGATTAGACCCAAGCGCCCCAGCTATGACCTTCCTTTTGGTTATGCTGCACACGGGAACAATGTTCGCCGTCATTTTATTTTTCTGGCCGAAATGGCGCGCACTTTGGCAGGCTGGGCTAAAAACTAGCCTTGATTACCTGCGCTACATCGTCATTGCGACGGGCTTTACCGGAGTCATTGGACTCGGGTTAAAGTTCGTGATTGAAAAAATTATACTCAGTGCTCAGCCAGATGCCGAAATTGAGCATCTCTTTAAAAACCTGCCTCTCATCGCTTGCAGCCTTACCGCTGCTGCATTGATAATCATCATCGCCGGTTTTGCGATTAGGCGACCGAGCATGGCAAACGTCACCCCGCGACCACTATCAGATCGGAGTGCAGCCGTCATCGGCATCGTCCAAGGTCTGTGCTTGCCTTTTCGCGGATTCTCGCGCTCAGGTGCCACTATTTCTGCCGGACTATTGCAACGACTGGCACGCGATCAGGCCGAAACGTTTAGCTTTGCCCTGGCAGTGGTGTTAACGCCACCGGTACTCGCTCTGCAAATTCACCGCCTGCTCAAAGCCAATGCAGCTACCGGTGTCGTCCAAGTAGACTTCAGTTTATTCACTCCAGGGATCACCGGTATGTTCTTCAGCTTCCTGGCTGGACTAGCTGCACTGCGTTGGTTATCAAGCTGGCTTGAGCATGGTCGCTGGCATCTATTCGGCTTTTACTGCCTCGCAGCATCTCTCGGAGTCTGGTCGGTACACTGGTTTATGCCATCGTAA